TACGACCATTTAAAAAAGCACGCTTCGTAAACTCACCAGGCTCAGCTAAACGTACTCCTTGTGCTAAAATCAGTTGCAATACTTTATTTACAGAAACAAGACCACCATGGCAGTTCACTTCTACGATATCTTCACGTGTAAATGTCTTAGGAGCACGCATAATAGATACCATAACTTCCTCAATAACTTGATTTGTATCTAAATCCACAATGTGACCATAATGAATTGTATGAGAAGATACTGCTGTTAAATCTTTTCCTTTAAAAATGCGATTGACCTTCTCAATCGCATCCTCTCCACTTACTCGAACAATGGCAATCGCGCCCTCCCCAAGTGCCGTGGAAATCGCAGCAATTGTATCAAATTCCATGTCCTTTCACCTCACTTGCTTATTTCTCTCTATTTCAACATAATTTTTTCCTTCACTAAACTATTAGGATACCATAATGAACCTATCTACAAAAGAATATTAACTCATTTTATTATGTCCTCATGTAAAAAACACTAAACTTATTCACAGTGGATAAGTTTAGTGTTTTTAGTTATCCACAGCTATTTTTTCGTCAGTCAAATCTGCATATAAACCTCTTATTTTGATACATGAAAACTTGTTAGAACAAACTCATAGAAAAAACCGGTACTCAAATGAGTGACCGGTTATTTGGGAGATATTACAACATGCCGATGCGGATCTTTTCCCTCAGAAGATGTAATAACATTTGGATGATTCGCTAATGCTTGATGGATAATTTTTCTTTCAAAAGAAGGCATTGGCTCTAATACAACATTTTTCTTTGTACTTGCTACTTGTTTTGCTAATCGATAAGCAAGAGATTCTAATGTATCTTTTCGCTTACTACGATAGTTTTCAGCATCAATTGTTATACCAACATATTGCTTTGTACTACGATTCGCAACAAGATTTGTTAAATATTGTAAAGAATTTAAAGTATGACCTCTTTTTCCAATTAAAACACCTACATTTTTTCCAGAAAGAATGAATTCCACATCTCTTCCCTTTACTTTTTTTGTAATCGCTACATCCACTCCCATCGCCTGAACGACATTACGTAAATACTCTTCAGCTTCCTGGACTGGATCTTTTTTTACGATCACCTCTACCACAGCAGGTCGATTCCCAATCAAGCCTAGAAATCCTCGCTTGCCTTCGTCGATAATATTTATATCTACTTGTTCTTTTGAAACTTTTAATTGCCTTAAAGCATCTTGTACTGCCAGCTCGACGGTTTGTCCTTTAGCAGTAATTATACTCACTTGCTTGATCCTCCTGCCTTACTACCCTTAATTTCAGGGCCTTTGATCATATACATTTGAGCGATACCAAAGATGTTACCAACTACCCAGTATAAAGATAATGCTGCTGGGAAGTTAATTGCAAAGATTAAAATCATAATTGGCATAAGCCATACCATCATCGCCATTTGTGGATTCTGTCCAACAGTACCCGTCATTGCAATCTTTTGCTGAATAAATGTTGTAATTGCAGCAACAATAGGAAGAATATAATAAGGATCTGCATGTCCTAAATCAAACCATAAGAAACTGTGTTGCTTAATTTCAGCCGTTCTCATAATCGCATGGTAAAATGCGAATAAAATTGGCATTTGAATAAAAATTGGCAAACAACCCGCTAGTGGATTGACACCATGCTTTTGATATAGTTGCATCATTTCTTGTTGTAATTTTTGTTGT
The window above is part of the Bacillus cytotoxicus NVH 391-98 genome. Proteins encoded here:
- the spoIIIJ gene encoding YidC family membrane integrase SpoIIIJ, with translation MKKKIGLLAMVIALMAIAAGCSEVNQPITPKSTGIWNEYFVYPLSQLITYFANLFGSNYGLAIVITTLIIRFALLPLMIKQTKSTKAMQALQPEMVKLKEKYSSKDQATQQKLQQEMMQLYQKHGVNPLAGCLPIFIQMPILFAFYHAIMRTAEIKQHSFLWFDLGHADPYYILPIVAAITTFIQQKIAMTGTVGQNPQMAMMVWLMPIMILIFAINFPAALSLYWVVGNIFGIAQMYMIKGPEIKGSKAGGSSK
- the jag gene encoding RNA-binding cell elongation regulator Jag/EloR, with amino-acid sequence MSIITAKGQTVELAVQDALRQLKVSKEQVDINIIDEGKRGFLGLIGNRPAVVEVIVKKDPVQEAEEYLRNVVQAMGVDVAITKKVKGRDVEFILSGKNVGVLIGKRGHTLNSLQYLTNLVANRSTKQYVGITIDAENYRSKRKDTLESLAYRLAKQVASTKKNVVLEPMPSFERKIIHQALANHPNVITSSEGKDPHRHVVISPK